The nucleotide sequence TATGCACTTCAAAAAGTACTAAACAATATTCAAGCAAGGGCTTCATACAGTGTTATAAATATAAATTTATTTACAGACGATGAAATAAAAAAATTACTTGAAACTTCATTGAATATCCTAAATCGAGAATATCAAGAAAAAATTATAAGAATTGCAGAGGGTAATTCAAGAATTGCATTTCTTGCTGGAAAATTAGCACATCAATCAAAGAATTTAAATTCTATTAATGATGTTTCTCAATTATATGATGATTATTTTGGAGTTTACTTAAATAATGAAATGGATTGTAATGAAGAATTAGTAATTTGTGCTGGTATAGTTGCTTTTTTAGAAGCATTTCATTTAGATTATATTGATGATAATATTTTTTACATTTTAAAAGAAAAAGGAATAAACAAAGAACAATTTATAGAAAATATTAAAAAACTTCATGAAAAAGAAATAGTTGATATTTATGATGATAAAGCTATAAAATTCTCGGAACAATGTCTATCTAATTACTTTTTAAAATATGTTTTTTTTAATAAGAAATTACTTAGTTTATCTTCAATTATTAACATAGGTTTTCAAAATTACAAAGAAAGAACAATTTCTACTGTTAATATCTTAATTAATATTTTTGCTAGTAAGGAACTTTTAGACTTTGTTTCTAATAAAATAAAAATAGTATGGGAAAAATTAAAAGATGAAAACTCGCCACATTTCTTTGACTTTGTAAAAATCTTTTTTCGTATTAATCCTACTGAAACTCTTATAATACTAAAAAGAAAAATTGAAGAAGAAAAAGGTACAATAATTGATATATCTAATACTGATACATTAATTGAAAAAAATTATAAAAAAATAGATAATGATATTATTGAGATCCTTAGTGGTTTTTCTGGAATGAAAGATTTTCCAACCTCTTTAGAATTATTCTTTCAATATTATTTAAAATGCCCTAATTTATATAAAAATTTTTATTATGCTATTGACCAATATTTTAAAATAAACAGAGAAAGTCTAAAAAATGATTTCTATACACAAATTAATTTTTTTAGAAAATTAGAGGAATTCTCTAATAAGTGGCAAGAAAAAAATATAACTCTTTTATTTTTAGAAGTGGTTAAAAATTTTCTGAAATTTTTCTTTAATTCATCAGAAAATGGAAGAAAAATAGGAACTGTTGAATTTTATAATTTTTCCTTAAAAATATCAAAAAGTGTTCAAAAGTATAGAAAATTTATTTGGGAGTCATTATTAAAAATTGCTAAAAATAGTAGATATAAAAATAAAATTTGGTATATCCTTTATTCTTATGGAACAGATAGGATAGAAAAAGACAGTTTGACTATTTTGGAATTTGATTTGGAATATATCAAAAAGCTTTTAAACTTTAATTTTCCTCCAAATAATTTAAAAAATTGTATTTTAGCTAATAATTTATTAAATGTTTTTTATAAAATAGGGTATACAAAAGAATCCTTATTTACTGAATATTTTAATAGTGATTCTTTTCACTTATACTCTCTTCTCAAAGGACCAGATTATAGAATAGAAAAAGATTTTGAAAAAATAGAAAGTATTAAAAAACAATCTATTGAAAAATATCTAGTTAATGCTAGTTATGTAGAACTAAAATGTTTAATTGATGTTTGTTATGAATGTGAAAATATTAATAAACAAATAGAATGGGAAATTACTGATGCTTTAAGAATTATTTTTGATATTTTAACTGATAAAACATATGTAAGTATGGTTAAATATTATATTGATAAGAATACACCTCTAAATTTAGATCCTTCTAAATTAGTAAAAAAACTTTTTAAATTAATATCTAAAAATGAAATATTTAATTTGATAAATAATTCTAACTTAAAATGTAAAAATTCTTGGTTATATGCGTATTTTTCTGAATTACCTAAAAATTTAATTGAAAAAGAAGATTTACAAAATATGTATACTTTTCTAGAAGATACTTCTGATAAAAATATTACTTTTTCTTCTTATTATTGTCGTGATATAAATTTCTTAGAAAAATATGAATTTATGGATGAAAATGTTTTTATAAAATGTTCTGAAATTATCTTATCTAAAAATACTTACTCTATTTTTATGGTATATCTTTATTTTCAATCTCTTTTTAACCTTGATAACTATTCACCTAAAGAAGTAATTATTAAATTCTCTAATAATTTAAAAATTTTAGAAAAAATCTATTTTACATTACTATTGTTTGATGAAAACTCTTTTGATTATAATGGATTAATACTGAAGGAACTCTATTTAACTAGACCAGCTATATTAAATAATTTAGTTGAATTTCTGATCTGCAGAAAAAAAGATTATTTTAATTTTCCAAAAAAATATCAATCTTTTTTTGAATTACCTGATTATATATATATTTATAACAAATTCTTTCAAAATTTAAGTAGTTATGAATCTATATTTAATATTTTAGAAATTATACTACTACCATCTTCAAAAAAAATAATATTAAAAAGACAGGATGATTTTATTAAATATTGGATAACAGAATTTTCTAACAATGAATTAAAAATGGAATGTTTATTTAATGCACTAGATAAATTAAATAATGATGCCAAAAAAGAATATATTAATTTTTTTATTAAAAAAAATGAATCATTTGAAGACTTAAAAAAAATTCCTTTAATTCCTACCTTTACTGATAACTTGGTTTCTGGTAGTTTTATCCCTTTATATAGTAGTTGGATTGAGTATTTAAAATCTCTACTTCCAATTTTTGTAGGATATAAATGGCTTGAACATAAAGGACATATAGAGAAACAAATTGACTATTTTAGAGAAAAAATAAAATCTGAAGAGACAAAAGAGTTTCTGAGAAGCTTTTAATATTACTATATGCAGAAATGAAAAGAGTTAGGAAACTGACTCTTTTTTGCTTTTAATCAAAAAATATAAAATTTTTAAACTTGTACTTGTATCAGATACAAGTATATGATACAATAAGACATAAATTTTAAGAAAGGAAGTAAAAATGGATACAAAATTTTCAATTGCACTTCATGTTTTAGCTTATATAGAAGAAACTAATAATACAGTTACATCTGAACTTTTAGCAAAAAGTGTAGGAACAAATGCTAGTCATATTAGAAAAATTCTTGCCTTATTAAAAGATGCAGACATCATTGAAAGTCAACAAGGTAAAAAAGGAATTGTTTTGAAGATAAAAGCGAATGAATTGAGTTTGGATAAAATTTATTTTGGAGTATATCCAGAAAAAGAGCTTCTTCATGTACACGATACAGCAAATCCAGATTGTCCAGTAGGTGCAACTATTAAGGAAGCTTTACTTCCAATATTTGAAGAATCAGAAAGACAATTAATTTTAAGTTTAAAGTCTAAAACACTAAAATCATTAATTGAGGATATGTATAAAATATACAATAAGAAAGGAAAAAATAAAAATGAATTTTAAAGAAGTTAATAAATTACCAATTGATGTAAAAGAAACTATAAAAAAACGTATTAGTACTAGAAGTTTTTTAGAAAAATCTCTAACTAATGATGATAAGAATAAATTAATGAATTTCTATAAAACTTTAACTAACCCCTTTGGTGTAAATGTTAGAGTACAATATATAAGTAAAGAAACAGGAGTAGAAAATGTTCAACTAGGAACATATGGAACTATAAAGGGAGCAAAAAACTTTCTAGCTATTACTGTAAAAGATGAACCTTTTGCTATGGAAGCAGTAGGCTATCAATTTGAAAATCTAGTATTGTATGCTACTGATATGGGTCTAGGTACAGTATGGCTTGCTGCAACATTTAGCAGGAAAGACTTTGAAAATATTATGGAGCTTAGTGATGATGACCTATTTCCTTGTATTTCACCTATTGGATATCCAGCTGAAAAACGTTCATTTGTTGAAAAAATTATGAGAGCAAGTCTTGGTTCTAAAAATAGAAAAGCTTGGAACAAATTATTTTATCTGAATGATTTTAATCAAACTCTATCACAGACAGATGCTGGAAAATATGAAACAGCACTAGAAATGCTTAGATTAGCACCTAGTTCTACAAACGCTCAACCTTGGATAGCAGTTAAAGAAGGAGATAATATTCATTTCTTTTGCAATTACAAGGATAGTATAAGTGATGATATGAAAAAAATAAAACATTTAGATCTTGGAATAGGCTTAGCACATTTTCATCAAACAGCTATGAGTGAAGGCTTAGATGGAAAATTTGAAATACGGGATATAAAATTTCCTATAGCAGAAAACATGCACTATGTTATATCATATTTAGTAAAATAAGTACTAAAATAATTTAAGAAATTAACTTTATTCCCTCTTACCTTATTATAAAATTTCGTATATAATAGGAGATGAAAAATAAAATAAATTTGAAATTTATAAATTTCTTATTGAAAGAAGAGGGTGCAGAATGAAAAATTTTAAAATCAAATTAATACTTTTAGTCAGTCTAGTTTTTTTTACAGCTTGTTCAAGTGTTCAAACAACTCCAAAATATGAAAAAAAGGAAAGAGTTACATGGAGAAAAATGGAAGGTTCTGTTATAGTTTTACCTCTTGAAGCAGGAGATATCATTATAAAAGAAAAAACAGCAAACCCAATTGGAATGTTTGGTCATGTCGCTATAATGAAAAATGATAGAACTGTGGTTGATTATCCAAAATTTGGAAATAAATCGTATACTATTGACATAAGTTATTGGCTAGAAAAGGGTAGAGATATACTAGTTCTTAGATATAAGGATATGGATGAAGAATTTAAAAAGAGATTAGTCAGAAATATGGAAAAATATTTTGGAAAAAATTATAAAATAACAACAGATAGAGAAAATATAGAAGGTTTTTATTGTTCTCAGTACATTTGGTATGTTTACTATATGACAGCTAAAGAAATGGGATATGACCTAGATTTGGACTCTGATGGAGGTAGTTTTGTTATGCCTTACGACTTCATTAATTCTCCATATTTAGAAATAATTGATTAAAATAAAAAAACAAGTTGCTTTTTTTTATAAAAAATAGTATTATATAAACACAATAAATTTAATAAGGGGTGTTTTTTATGAAAAAACTTTTATTCGGACTTTGTTTCTCTATGTTTTTATTATTACAAGGATGTTCTGCAATGATGGCTCTAAGTGGAGACCAAAATCCAGACTTCAAAATAATAACTAAAGGAACTTCTAAGTCAGTTATTGAAAGCCAACCAATCAAAGCTATTTTTAATGAAACTCAAAAGAATGGAAATACTGTTGTTAAGTATCAATACACAGTAGGAAAAGAACCAAGTATAGGAAGAGCTGTTGTATATGTTCTATTAGATAGTTTAACACTATTTATATCTGAATTATTTACAATGCCAGCTGAAATGGCTCACTCTGGAACTCAAAAAACAATAATGGTTGAATACAATCCTCAAGGAGAAGCTGTAAGAGTATTCTAATCTCATAATTTGAAATTTTTAAGAGAATTTTTTGAAATAAAAT is from Fusobacterium periodonticum 1_1_41FAA and encodes:
- a CDS encoding nitroreductase family protein: MNFKEVNKLPIDVKETIKKRISTRSFLEKSLTNDDKNKLMNFYKTLTNPFGVNVRVQYISKETGVENVQLGTYGTIKGAKNFLAITVKDEPFAMEAVGYQFENLVLYATDMGLGTVWLAATFSRKDFENIMELSDDDLFPCISPIGYPAEKRSFVEKIMRASLGSKNRKAWNKLFYLNDFNQTLSQTDAGKYETALEMLRLAPSSTNAQPWIAVKEGDNIHFFCNYKDSISDDMKKIKHLDLGIGLAHFHQTAMSEGLDGKFEIRDIKFPIAENMHYVISYLVK
- a CDS encoding Rrf2 family transcriptional regulator — protein: MDTKFSIALHVLAYIEETNNTVTSELLAKSVGTNASHIRKILALLKDADIIESQQGKKGIVLKIKANELSLDKIYFGVYPEKELLHVHDTANPDCPVGATIKEALLPIFEESERQLILSLKSKTLKSLIEDMYKIYNKKGKNKNEF
- a CDS encoding YiiX/YebB-like N1pC/P60 family cysteine hydrolase — encoded protein: MKNFKIKLILLVSLVFFTACSSVQTTPKYEKKERVTWRKMEGSVIVLPLEAGDIIIKEKTANPIGMFGHVAIMKNDRTVVDYPKFGNKSYTIDISYWLEKGRDILVLRYKDMDEEFKKRLVRNMEKYFGKNYKITTDRENIEGFYCSQYIWYVYYMTAKEMGYDLDLDSDGGSFVMPYDFINSPYLEIID
- a CDS encoding ATP-binding protein, with protein sequence MIETIKQKILQLDAGSFQNLCDSYLSKIGYQDIVSLGGKAGTRKTTLGTPDTYFSTPDGKYVFVEYTTQTEGLFKKIKEDLDKCLDESETNISHNDILEIIYCHTSANLRPSQDKELKDFCQNIDIKLILIGIDKLAEDIYLFHHLLARDFLGISIDTGQILNFDDFVEEYNSNKLSAPIDTEFLFREKEIEEINKAFEKNNIVILNGVAGTGKTRLALHYAKNCVDSHNAKLYCITSKALEIYEDLKLFLNTPGEYILVVDDANQLSARLEHIINYANMQSKGFNVKILITVRSYALQKVLNNIQARASYSVININLFTDDEIKKLLETSLNILNREYQEKIIRIAEGNSRIAFLAGKLAHQSKNLNSINDVSQLYDDYFGVYLNNEMDCNEELVICAGIVAFLEAFHLDYIDDNIFYILKEKGINKEQFIENIKKLHEKEIVDIYDDKAIKFSEQCLSNYFLKYVFFNKKLLSLSSIINIGFQNYKERTISTVNILINIFASKELLDFVSNKIKIVWEKLKDENSPHFFDFVKIFFRINPTETLIILKRKIEEEKGTIIDISNTDTLIEKNYKKIDNDIIEILSGFSGMKDFPTSLELFFQYYLKCPNLYKNFYYAIDQYFKINRESLKNDFYTQINFFRKLEEFSNKWQEKNITLLFLEVVKNFLKFFFNSSENGRKIGTVEFYNFSLKISKSVQKYRKFIWESLLKIAKNSRYKNKIWYILYSYGTDRIEKDSLTILEFDLEYIKKLLNFNFPPNNLKNCILANNLLNVFYKIGYTKESLFTEYFNSDSFHLYSLLKGPDYRIEKDFEKIESIKKQSIEKYLVNASYVELKCLIDVCYECENINKQIEWEITDALRIIFDILTDKTYVSMVKYYIDKNTPLNLDPSKLVKKLFKLISKNEIFNLINNSNLKCKNSWLYAYFSELPKNLIEKEDLQNMYTFLEDTSDKNITFSSYYCRDINFLEKYEFMDENVFIKCSEIILSKNTYSIFMVYLYFQSLFNLDNYSPKEVIIKFSNNLKILEKIYFTLLLFDENSFDYNGLILKELYLTRPAILNNLVEFLICRKKDYFNFPKKYQSFFELPDYIYIYNKFFQNLSSYESIFNILEIILLPSSKKIILKRQDDFIKYWITEFSNNELKMECLFNALDKLNNDAKKEYINFFIKKNESFEDLKKIPLIPTFTDNLVSGSFIPLYSSWIEYLKSLLPIFVGYKWLEHKGHIEKQIDYFREKIKSEETKEFLRSF